Part of the Rhodothermus bifroesti genome, GGCGGTTTGCTGCACGGCACGCTCCATTTGAGGAATACGGCGCGCCAGTTGCCGAAGGGAGTCGGTAACTGTTCGGGTACCTTGGATGAGTCCTTCCTGGCGGCGCGCTAGCGTTGCTGGGGGACGGTCTGTGCGCAGGGCTTGGAGCTCGTTGCGTAGCGTTTCTTGAGCTTCTGAAAGCAGGAGTACGTGCCGAAGGGCCTGGCGCAGACCAGCAACGTTAAGCTGAAGTTGCCCCCCTTCCATGTGTTGCCGCAGCTGGCTCAGGCGGGCAGCTAGTCCTTCCAGTTGCTGCTGCATTTGCTGCTGCTCCTGCTGCGCTCCAGAAAAGTCTCCTTGGCGAAGCTGCTGCGCGTTTTGCTGCATGCGCTCAGGCAAGGAAAGCCTGCGCAGGCTTTGTTGCAATGAGTCCATTGCTTGGCGGGGGGTGCCTCGCAGGGTTTCCATCTGACGGCGCGTTTCTTCGAGGAGTTGTTCAAGCTGCTGCGCTTCTTGGCTGGCTGCTTCTTGCTGACGCGCAAGCGCTTCGGGAGTGGGCATTGTGGCTGTATCCTGGGCAGCGGTCTGTTGCTGAAGTTGCTGTGTCTGTTCAGCCAGGCGTTCTTCGGTACGGGCCAATGCTTCAGCAAGGCGAGCAGCTTCTTCAAGCTGCTGCTGCGTGCGTAGCCGTTTAAAAAGTTCCAAGGCACGCTCGATTCGCTCCCGGAACTGGGCTTCGTTGAAGCGGACGTGCTCCAGGTTTTCCAGCATGCGTGGAAGGTCTAGGGCGCGTAGGGCTTCTTGAAGCTGCTCAAGGGCTTGGCGCAGTTCAGGTGAACGGATTTCTTCCACAACGCGCTGCAGCTCTTGGTACCGCTCGAGCGTCTCTTCACTAACGAGCTGGTTGACTTGCATCTCACGGGCGAGATGTTCGAGCTGCTTGGCCAAGGCATCGACCTGCTCCTCTAAGGCTTCCTGTTGCTGGCGGAGCTGCTCGGCCTGTTGTTGCTCGTTCCATCCAGCCTGTTGGGTGCGCCGGATGGTTTCTTGGAGTTCCTGAAACGTGCTTTGCAGCTGCTCGGCTTGCTCGCGCAGTGATTCTAAACCCTGGGCGATATTGTCTTGCGCGGCATCCAAGGCTTCATAGCGCTCAGCCAGTGAGGGCAAACGCAACTGTTGTATGGGAGTGCGGGTAGCTTTAGGGCCTGAAACGCGATCATTGTCCCACACTTCGAGGTAGTATTCGAGTACGTCGCCCGGTACCAGCTCCAGGCCGTCGGCGCGCAGCTCCCAGCGATATTCGATTTCCTGGTCGAGCGGCCTAGGGATCGTCAGTGGCAAAGTGCGGTAGCTGAACTCAGCTTCTACGGGCCGAAAGCTGCTTTGAGCTAAGCGCCAGTAAAGCCGAAGCCCTGTAAACCCAAAGTCGTCATGCACGCGCACCAGCAAAGGTGCCTCAAGGGCATCATCCAGGGTATAGGCTGCCTCGGGCCGAAGGAGGGTGATGATTGGAGCTTCGTCGGGTAAGAGTTTAAGTTGGTAGCGAATGGGGTCTACGTTGGTTAGCCCATCGGCCGTTTGCAGCTCAATCCAGTAAGTACCTTCCTGAAGCAGGACAAAGCTACCTTGGGCAAGACTGTCCTGGAGCCTTAGCGGCACTATAGCGCCATTATCGAAGCGGAGGGCCGCTTGGGCTACGGGGGCACCGGCCGTGAGGAATTGAAGGTATACCTGCGTGCCGGGCAGTGCTGTGACATGACCTACGTCGAGGGGCAGCGTTTGCGCAGGCAGACCGGTATAGGCCGGATAATGCAACGTAAGCTGCAAGCCTCGGGCTATAGGGCGCTCCTGAAGCGTCACTGTATGCCAGGGAGTAGCTGCAGGTAAGGCTTCGAGGCGATAGTGAAGCGGTCGTTGTAAGTTGGGGAGGGTAAACTGCGCACGGCCGAGGCTGTCGGGGATCAGGGTAAAGGTTTCTGGCTGCAACTCACCCGCATACCGCAGCGCCAGCGTAAGTTGCTTGGGAAAGTGCGTGCCTTGCAAGGTGGCCGTAATCCGTAGCGTATCACCGCGGGCTAATGTGGTATCTCCGGGCGTCACGATTAACATGAAGGGGAGGGGGCGTTCAAACGTGCGCCCAGGAGAGAAAAGGCGGGTGGCTGCGGCCTTGAATGCCCCAGGTGCTACCAGAAAACCCAAGCCCAAAAGGATGAGCGGTCCTAATCCGATACCGAGGAGTCGGTGTGAAGGGCGCAGCGCAGCTAGCTGCTCGAACGGTACCGGCATAATCTGCGTGGCGAGTTCCTGCTGGGCGCGCTTAACGAGTGCTGCAGCTGCCGAGCTGCAGCGGCCACGCTCGAGTTGCAAGAGCGTCAGCAGCCGGTCGGCGATTTCAGGAAATTGACGACCGATCTGACGCGCCAGATGCTCCTCATCCAGGCGCCAGAAGGCCCGCAGCCACTGGCCAAGATGCCACACAATTAGCGCGAGCGAACCCAGCACAAGCCCCAAAAGCAGCACAGTACGCCACGTAGCTGGCAGCCAAAATAGAACTTCCAGCAGCAAAGCCACTCCCCAGAGGAGTCCTAAAGCCCCTGCAAGCCGCAATAAAGCCATGGTTAGCTGCGCAGCGATCCAGCGCCGCCGCGTCTGGGCCAAGCGTTTTTGCAGTAATGCAATGGATGGGTGAGGGGCTTCGGTCATGCCTGCAAGCCTTGGGCGCTTTTGCAGCATGTACCCAGGGCACCAAGTCGGGTTTCAGGGGCACGTAACAAAGTTTTTGTATTCTCTGGCGCGATTCTGACGGTGAATGATGTATTTTTAAGAAAAGTGCTTTTGGTGGTTGCCTTTATGGATATTCTCCATGTAGCCTTTGAGTGTGCACCTATTGCCAAAGTTGGGGGGCTTGGCGACGTGCTGGGAGCACTGCCAAAGTTTTTAAACCGGAGAGGGGTGAACTCAGCCGTGTTTATGCCCCGCTTTGGGGATGCGCATGTCGATCCTGCAAGCTTAACATTGGTGCATGAGGGCCGCTTGCGGTACCGTGGCCGGGTGTTGCACTATCGCCTCTGGCAACAGGCAGCCCATGTGCTGGGATTCCCGGTGTACCTGTGGGAGGAGCCTGTGCACTTCGAGCGGCCAGGCATTTACCAAGATCCTGCTACCGGCCGAGACTTCCCCGATCAGGGGGATCGGTTTTTTGTGTTTCAACAGGGATTATTGACGATACTCAAAGCCCAGGTGCTTAAACCTGATCTGCTGCATTTGCATGACCACCATGCAGCCTTGATTCCGGTTTGGCTGCGTGAGGACCCTGCCTATCAGGACTGGGCTACGTTACCGCTAGTGCTGACAGTACACAATGCAGAACATCAGGGGCGCTATGACTGGTCGATATGGAAAGAAATCGGGGTGCCTGTTGCGCGACCAGAGGATCTGCAACATCATGGCCAACTCAATGCACTCAAAGCCGGTATGCTTTGGGCCGATGCCGTAACGACGGTCAGTCCTGGATATGCCCGAGAGCTGCAGGAGCGGGACGATATGGCTGCTGGACTG contains:
- a CDS encoding DUF4175 family protein yields the protein MTEAPHPSIALLQKRLAQTRRRWIAAQLTMALLRLAGALGLLWGVALLLEVLFWLPATWRTVLLLGLVLGSLALIVWHLGQWLRAFWRLDEEHLARQIGRQFPEIADRLLTLLQLERGRCSSAAAALVKRAQQELATQIMPVPFEQLAALRPSHRLLGIGLGPLILLGLGFLVAPGAFKAAATRLFSPGRTFERPLPFMLIVTPGDTTLARGDTLRITATLQGTHFPKQLTLALRYAGELQPETFTLIPDSLGRAQFTLPNLQRPLHYRLEALPAATPWHTVTLQERPIARGLQLTLHYPAYTGLPAQTLPLDVGHVTALPGTQVYLQFLTAGAPVAQAALRFDNGAIVPLRLQDSLAQGSFVLLQEGTYWIELQTADGLTNVDPIRYQLKLLPDEAPIITLLRPEAAYTLDDALEAPLLVRVHDDFGFTGLRLYWRLAQSSFRPVEAEFSYRTLPLTIPRPLDQEIEYRWELRADGLELVPGDVLEYYLEVWDNDRVSGPKATRTPIQQLRLPSLAERYEALDAAQDNIAQGLESLREQAEQLQSTFQELQETIRRTQQAGWNEQQQAEQLRQQQEALEEQVDALAKQLEHLAREMQVNQLVSEETLERYQELQRVVEEIRSPELRQALEQLQEALRALDLPRMLENLEHVRFNEAQFRERIERALELFKRLRTQQQLEEAARLAEALARTEERLAEQTQQLQQQTAAQDTATMPTPEALARQQEAASQEAQQLEQLLEETRRQMETLRGTPRQAMDSLQQSLRRLSLPERMQQNAQQLRQGDFSGAQQEQQQMQQQLEGLAARLSQLRQHMEGGQLQLNVAGLRQALRHVLLLSEAQETLRNELQALRTDRPPATLARRQEGLIQGTRTVTDSLRQLARRIPQMERAVQQTASEALRAMEASVSGMAEGTARLASSNQTLAMMHLNELARMLADLLEQLQRQSAGGMSLAQMIQQLQQMAGEQQQLNDQIQQLLNDIQGTRLVTDQLERMRQLARQQEAIRRQLHQLARDREARRRLLGDLDALARQMEETVQELQQGQLDRRTLERQRQILTRLLEAQHSIREQDEEPRRQSRSGEDVVRESPPELTPQQELDRLRRALIEALESGYAPDYEALIRRYFELLERLQQPAPQTP